Proteins encoded within one genomic window of Methanothrix harundinacea 6Ac:
- a CDS encoding SpaA isopeptide-forming pilin-related protein: MRPMRNILLFATLALILAPAALATESITYCQQLTPLNTNWDRQSVLPKFDPSLGTLVKVELNGTLNWTQLVRFEHVVSESDANITIEQWVYFELTMHDNTLLTNEWENYSEWYVTKYDNVTDYGGTSGFNFTNVNLTSTSRKNYTDCDDISEYIARFPGETKSFRTRARATVGADGSGNYVLSPTTSASSIVCVTYYYDPPTCIEGYKLDAANNQPLEGWNITLQDCDGKVIGWDITNETGFWKICGLQCCNFSVCEILKPGWIAVDPASGCYLDLNASEGNLTGYNFTNKNLSCISGYKVIDCEDVDLSGWNITLYNETDVLIDTTTTNETGYYQFCGLDHGNYKVCEEVKDGWQNLTDICIDVDLGYDNATDKNFTNVPLLCIEGYKVIDCEGFDLSNWTITLTNSSGTVGTTLTNATGWYRFCDLVPGSYTVCETLKPGFTNVTPTCLDVPLTCDNATDKNFTNVPLLCIEGYKIIDGCEGADHSNWTITLTNSSGTVGTTLTNATGWYRFCDLVPGSYTVCETLKPGFTNVSPTCLDVPLTCDNVTDKNFTNIPLLCIEGYKIIHGCEGADHSNWTITLTNSSGTVGTTLTNATGWYRFCDLVPGIYTVCETVKPGFTNVTPTCIDVPLTCDNVTDKNFRNVPLLCIEGYKIIDGCEGADHSNWTITLTNSSGTVGTTLTNATGWYRFCDLVPGIYTVCETVKPGFTNVTPTCIDVPLTCDNVTDKNFRNVPLLCIEGYKIIDGCEGADHSNWTITLTNSSGTVGTTLTNATGWYRFCDLVPGIYTVCETVKPGFTNVTPTCLDVPLTCDNVTEKNFRNVPLLCIGGHKIIDCEGSDLSNWTITLYNATTNQPINTTTTNATGWYIFCDLVPGDYAVEETVKPGYVNFSAKRVPVTLDCDNVLDKDFENVPLLCIGGHKIIDCEGSDLSNWTITLYNATTNQPINTTTTNATGWYSFCGLVPGDYAVEETIKPGYVNFSAKRVPVTLDCDNVLDKDFENVPLLCIGGNKTNDTGARLPGWTIEVYVNGTQTKVGENTTDSEGEWIVCDLLPGTYDVKEVVDAGWTPIDPADGWHRGVVLDCEKTTLGIDFVNSNKSCLGGKKTNDTGARLPGWTIEVYVNGTQTKVGENVTDSKGEWIVCDLLPGTYDVKEVVDAGWTPINPADGWHRGVVLGGSETNLEIDFVNSNKSCLGGKKTNDTGVTLPGWKIEVYVNGTETKVGENTTDSEGEWIICDLLPGVYDVKEVLKVGWEPIDPVDGWHRGVVLNGSETKLEIDFMNNFTSRCIDGHKYDYSNKTPLEGWNITVTDSSGTVVGNATTDDEGYWKICGLAFGENYTVCEELKEGWTSIIPPDGCFYNVVLVSDQNLTLDFYNDPRNLTIKKVADKYEVQECDEVTYTITVCNNGGVPVRNVTVWDRFDKEVEILSMTPAPGPDRKWHFDEIPARTCVTITIKIKVPERQDFEFGMEQGVRGEGFVKVANDYSTTFKEYCICNCAYVTSDWNEKPLSDCVCITVGADIGTELQTREYGSGLFEAEERVAVFTKNKSIEWEEDVSATYKPTSITLYQNRTVDYDSAWVKKARAKNYVTGTTMTETYHDATWLDRESRMFLDKNQSVMEVDSSFDGRGHVGFLKMPTNRSSPQTTPLIEVREDYVGSFKVVQKIDEYGKGVSYEKAASGGGLVVGDRRIGGSQRSYESGSGAYDSEEVIETYTNYIAKDISLVYAPTTTRLTDDVWINSSMKWKEGLYSRVPARSYIGEEYTGVTELDKETVARGLNEMETSADFSGQARYRAVFADPNDTKRPFVEFDEVYAGDYSIERRVLLKGTSKYDRPHLNVTKTLDGIVEEKDKCDGDNCSKTKYIATYTIRIENDGNRAFIPVNVQDLFPPGAVFLESSLRPTELTDSYANWNLTHLSIGDVAVITLKLDVAKYYPSELVNRVEVCGEYDGEWICFANSSALEVNWLTCCLNETVSVVKSCEVDGADGMVVLYRIDIENHDDVTRVARVTDHLPEGMTFLDSSTPVASYDGVEVVWNLIDIGPFETRTIELSARASAPGRYTNVVIVDPRSVDGPVVQPVTASCVVEVGSLEECGPTSCEIWSPPNWDLQHIGYEPAEVASEGLACAGSDGRGSCPAP, encoded by the coding sequence ATGAGACCTATGAGAAATATCCTCCTCTTCGCCACCTTAGCTCTGATCTTGGCCCCCGCCGCCCTGGCCACGGAGAGCATCACGTATTGCCAGCAGTTGACGCCCTTGAATACGAATTGGGATCGGCAGAGCGTCCTTCCGAAGTTCGACCCGAGCCTGGGAACTCTGGTCAAAGTTGAATTGAACGGTACGCTGAACTGGACCCAGCTTGTGAGGTTTGAGCACGTCGTTTCTGAGAGTGATGCCAACATCACAATCGAGCAATGGGTATATTTCGAGTTGACCATGCATGACAATACTCTCCTCACCAATGAGTGGGAGAACTATAGCGAATGGTATGTCACTAAATATGATAATGTGACAGATTATGGTGGCACTTCCGGGTTCAACTTTACAAATGTAAATCTCACGTCTACCTCGAGGAAGAACTACACCGATTGCGATGATATCAGCGAGTACATCGCCAGGTTCCCGGGGGAGACCAAGAGCTTCAGGACTAGGGCCAGGGCTACTGTAGGTGCTGACGGCTCTGGAAACTACGTACTCTCCCCCACAACATCGGCCAGCTCCATAGTCTGCGTCACCTACTACTATGACCCTCCGACCTGCATCGAGGGCTACAAGCTCGACGCGGCGAACAACCAGCCTCTGGAGGGCTGGAACATCACCCTCCAAGACTGTGACGGGAAGGTCATCGGGTGGGATATAACCAACGAGACCGGCTTCTGGAAGATCTGCGGCCTTCAGTGCTGCAACTTCTCCGTCTGCGAGATATTGAAGCCTGGATGGATCGCCGTCGATCCGGCATCCGGATGCTATTTAGATCTAAACGCCTCGGAGGGGAACCTCACAGGCTACAACTTCACGAACAAGAACCTATCCTGCATCTCGGGCTACAAGGTGATCGACTGCGAGGACGTGGACCTATCGGGCTGGAATATCACCCTCTACAACGAGACCGATGTCCTCATCGATACCACTACGACGAACGAGACAGGCTACTACCAGTTCTGTGGCCTCGATCACGGGAACTACAAAGTCTGCGAGGAGGTGAAAGATGGTTGGCAGAATCTGACCGATATCTGCATAGATGTGGACCTCGGATACGATAATGCCACCGATAAGAACTTCACCAACGTCCCGCTGTTGTGCATCGAGGGCTACAAGGTGATCGATTGCGAAGGGTTTGACCTCTCGAACTGGACGATCACCCTCACCAACTCGAGCGGCACCGTCGGAACGACCCTGACTAACGCGACCGGCTGGTACCGGTTCTGCGACCTGGTTCCGGGCAGCTACACGGTCTGCGAAACCCTCAAACCCGGTTTCACGAACGTCACGCCGACCTGTCTTGATGTGCCTTTGACCTGCGATAACGCTACGGATAAGAACTTCACCAACGTTCCGCTCCTGTGCATCGAGGGCTACAAGATCATCGACGGGTGCGAAGGAGCCGACCACTCGAACTGGACGATCACCCTCACCAACTCGAGCGGCACCGTCGGAACGACCCTGACCAACGCGACCGGATGGTACCGGTTCTGCGACCTGGTTCCCGGGAGTTACACGGTCTGCGAAACCCTCAAGCCCGGTTTCACGAACGTCAGCCCGACCTGTCTTGATGTGCCTTTGACCTGCGATAACGTTACGGATAAGAACTTCACTAACATCCCGCTCCTGTGCATCGAAGGCTACAAGATCATCCATGGTTGCGAAGGAGCCGACCACTCGAACTGGACGATCACCCTCACCAACTCGAGCGGCACCGTCGGAACGACTCTGACCAACGCCACCGGATGGTACCGGTTCTGCGACCTGGTCCCCGGCATCTACACGGTCTGCGAAACCGTCAAGCCCGGTTTCACGAACGTCACGCCGACCTGTATCGATGTGCCTTTGACCTGCGATAACGTTACGGATAAGAACTTCAGGAACGTCCCGCTCCTGTGCATCGAAGGCTACAAGATCATCGATGGTTGCGAAGGAGCCGACCACTCGAACTGGACGATCACCCTCACCAACTCGAGCGGCACCGTCGGAACGACTCTGACCAACGCTACCGGATGGTACCGGTTCTGCGACCTGGTCCCCGGCATCTACACGGTCTGCGAAACCGTCAAGCCCGGTTTCACGAACGTCACGCCGACCTGTATCGATGTGCCTTTGACCTGCGATAACGTTACGGATAAGAACTTCAGGAACGTCCCGCTCCTGTGCATCGAAGGCTACAAGATCATCGATGGGTGCGAAGGAGCCGACCACTCGAACTGGACGATCACCCTCACCAACTCGAGCGGCACCGTCGGAACGACTCTGACCAACGCGACCGGATGGTACCGTTTCTGCGACCTGGTCCCCGGCATCTACACGGTCTGCGAAACCGTCAAACCCGGTTTCACGAACGTTACACCGACCTGTCTTGATGTGCCTTTGACCTGCGATAACGTTACCGAAAAGAACTTCAGGAACGTCCCGCTCCTCTGCATCGGCGGCCACAAGATCATCGATTGTGAAGGCTCGGACCTCTCGAACTGGACGATCACCCTCTACAACGCCACGACGAACCAGCCGATCAATACGACGACGACTAACGCCACGGGCTGGTACATCTTCTGCGATCTCGTCCCCGGCGATTACGCTGTAGAGGAGACGGTCAAGCCCGGCTACGTGAACTTCAGCGCGAAGAGGGTTCCCGTGACCCTCGACTGCGACAACGTCCTGGACAAAGACTTCGAGAACGTCCCGCTCCTCTGCATCGGCGGCCACAAGATCATCGATTGTGAAGGCTCGGACCTCTCGAACTGGACGATCACCCTCTACAACGCCACGACGAACCAGCCGATCAATACGACGACGACAAACGCCACGGGCTGGTACAGCTTCTGCGGTCTCGTCCCCGGCGATTACGCTGTAGAAGAGACGATAAAACCCGGCTACGTGAACTTCAGCGCGAAGAGGGTTCCCGTGACCCTCGACTGCGACAACGTCCTGGACAAAGACTTCGAGAACGTCCCGCTCCTCTGCATCGGCGGCAATAAGACCAACGACACAGGCGCCAGGCTCCCCGGCTGGACGATCGAGGTCTACGTCAACGGCACCCAGACCAAAGTCGGCGAGAACACCACCGACTCGGAGGGTGAGTGGATCGTCTGCGACCTATTGCCTGGGACCTACGACGTCAAGGAGGTTGTCGATGCCGGTTGGACCCCCATCGACCCCGCCGACGGCTGGCATCGGGGAGTTGTCCTGGATTGTGAAAAGACGACTCTCGGGATCGACTTCGTCAACAGCAACAAGTCCTGCCTCGGCGGCAAAAAGACGAACGACACAGGCGCGAGGCTCCCTGGCTGGACGATCGAGGTCTACGTCAACGGCACCCAGACCAAAGTCGGCGAGAACGTAACCGACTCGAAGGGTGAGTGGATCGTCTGCGACCTATTGCCCGGGACCTACGACGTCAAGGAGGTTGTCGATGCCGGTTGGACCCCCATCAACCCCGCCGACGGCTGGCACCGAGGCGTCGTCCTCGGCGGCAGCGAGACGAACCTCGAGATCGACTTCGTCAACAGCAACAAGTCCTGCCTCGGCGGTAAAAAGACGAACGACACAGGCGTGACGCTTCCCGGCTGGAAGATCGAGGTCTACGTCAACGGCACCGAGACCAAGGTCGGCGAGAACACCACCGACTCGGAGGGTGAGTGGATCATCTGCGACCTGCTTCCGGGCGTATACGACGTCAAAGAGGTCCTCAAGGTCGGTTGGGAGCCGATCGATCCAGTAGACGGCTGGCACCGGGGGGTCGTCCTCAACGGCAGCGAGACGAAGCTCGAGATCGACTTCATGAACAACTTCACTTCCAGATGCATAGATGGTCACAAGTACGATTACTCCAATAAGACCCCCCTCGAAGGCTGGAACATAACCGTCACAGATAGCTCTGGCACGGTGGTTGGAAACGCCACCACCGACGATGAGGGATACTGGAAGATCTGCGGCCTCGCTTTCGGCGAAAATTACACCGTCTGCGAAGAGTTGAAGGAAGGGTGGACCTCGATAATTCCTCCCGACGGCTGCTTCTACAACGTCGTATTGGTCTCAGATCAGAACCTGACCTTGGACTTCTACAACGACCCCCGTAACCTCACCATCAAGAAGGTGGCGGACAAGTACGAGGTCCAGGAGTGCGACGAGGTCACCTACACCATCACCGTCTGCAACAACGGCGGCGTCCCCGTCAGAAACGTCACCGTCTGGGACAGGTTCGATAAAGAAGTCGAGATCCTCTCGATGACCCCCGCCCCCGGCCCCGACCGGAAGTGGCACTTTGACGAGATTCCAGCGCGGACGTGTGTGACGATCACGATAAAGATCAAGGTCCCCGAGCGGCAGGACTTCGAGTTTGGGATGGAGCAGGGCGTCCGCGGCGAGGGCTTCGTCAAGGTGGCCAACGACTACAGCACCACCTTCAAGGAATACTGCATCTGTAACTGCGCCTACGTCACCAGCGACTGGAACGAGAAGCCGCTCTCCGATTGTGTCTGTATTACAGTAGGCGCGGATATCGGAACGGAACTCCAGACCCGGGAGTACGGCTCCGGCCTCTTCGAAGCCGAGGAGCGGGTTGCGGTCTTCACGAAGAACAAGTCGATCGAGTGGGAGGAGGACGTCTCGGCGACCTACAAGCCTACCTCGATCACCCTCTACCAGAACCGCACCGTCGACTACGACTCGGCCTGGGTTAAGAAGGCGAGGGCGAAGAACTACGTCACCGGGACGACGATGACGGAGACGTACCACGACGCGACCTGGCTGGACCGGGAGTCGAGGATGTTCCTCGACAAGAACCAGTCGGTGATGGAGGTCGACAGCTCCTTCGACGGCCGGGGCCACGTGGGCTTCCTCAAGATGCCGACGAACAGGTCGTCGCCCCAGACGACGCCGCTGATCGAGGTCCGGGAGGACTACGTCGGGAGCTTCAAGGTCGTCCAGAAGATCGACGAGTACGGCAAGGGCGTCTCCTACGAGAAGGCGGCCTCCGGCGGCGGCCTGGTGGTGGGCGACCGGCGTATCGGAGGGAGCCAGAGGAGCTACGAGTCGGGGTCGGGCGCCTACGACTCCGAGGAGGTCATCGAGACCTATACGAACTACATAGCAAAAGACATCAGCCTCGTTTACGCCCCGACGACGACGAGGCTGACCGACGACGTCTGGATCAACAGCTCGATGAAGTGGAAGGAGGGTCTCTATTCGAGGGTCCCGGCCAGAAGCTACATCGGCGAGGAGTACACTGGGGTCACCGAGCTGGATAAGGAGACGGTGGCGAGGGGCTTGAACGAGATGGAGACCTCGGCCGACTTCTCGGGGCAGGCCCGGTACAGGGCGGTGTTCGCCGATCCGAACGATACGAAGAGGCCTTTCGTCGAGTTCGATGAGGTTTACGCCGGCGACTACTCGATCGAGCGGCGGGTCCTCCTAAAGGGTACGTCCAAGTACGACCGGCCCCACCTGAACGTCACCAAGACCCTGGACGGGATCGTCGAAGAGAAGGACAAGTGCGACGGCGACAACTGCAGCAAGACGAAGTACATAGCGACCTACACCATCCGGATTGAGAACGACGGGAACAGGGCGTTTATACCTGTCAACGTCCAGGACCTCTTCCCGCCGGGGGCGGTCTTCCTCGAGTCGTCTTTGAGGCCGACGGAGCTGACGGATAGTTACGCCAACTGGAACCTGACGCACCTATCGATAGGTGACGTCGCGGTGATAACCCTGAAGCTCGACGTTGCCAAGTACTATCCGTCGGAGCTGGTGAACAGGGTCGAGGTCTGCGGCGAGTACGATGGCGAGTGGATCTGCTTTGCTAACTCCAGCGCCCTGGAGGTGAACTGGCTTACATGTTGTTTGAACGAGACGGTCTCGGTGGTTAAGAGCTGCGAGGTCGACGGTGCTGACGGGATGGTGGTCCTGTACCGGATCGATATCGAGAACCACGACGACGTCACCCGGGTGGCGAGGGTCACAGACCATCTGCCCGAGGGGATGACGTTCCTCGACTCTTCGACACCGGTCGCCTCTTACGATGGGGTCGAGGTCGTCTGGAACCTGATCGATATCGGGCCGTTCGAGACGAGGACGATCGAGCTCTCGGCCCGGGCTTCGGCCCCCGGCCGGTACACCAACGTCGTCATCGTTGACCCAAGGTCCGTCGACGGGCCCGTCGTCCAGCCGGTGACCGCCTCTTGCGTCGTCGAGGTCGGATCCCTCGAGGAGTGCGGACCCACCTCCTGCGAGATCTGGAGCCCGCCGAACTGGGACCTCCAGCACATCGGATACGAGCCGGCCGAGGTCGCCTCCGAGGGTCTGGCCTGCGCCGGCTCCGATGGGAGGGGGTCGTGCCCTGCGCCGTGA
- a CDS encoding TIGR00375 family protein has protein sequence MKINLDLHIHSRYSAATSGNMDLPTIGREAAKKGIGVVATGDCLHPGWMAEVRELPEEGGLFRLGGTAFVLTAEVEDSAKVHHLIIVPDLSKALELAEAFSCRGGNLESDGRPTLPMTPPEIADAALEAGCLIGPSHAFTPWTGMYAHYPSLAECYQDQSDRIKYVELGLSADSDYADRIAELRVMTFLTNSDAHSPWPDKLGREFNQMEMKDLSFEDLRRAIGREEGLRPTLNVGFPPEEGKYNRTACTRCYRHYSPGEMAERRGRCECGGLIKLGVRDRVEMLADFPEPVHPDHRPPYVHLIPLAEIIAMALGVKSVHSARVQRTWEELIRGGSEIEVLLEADLSELAGEERVVEAISAFRSGEVVVEPGGGGKYGTIALRASGEEGVRGERMGKKRGEEQRSIFDF, from the coding sequence ATGAAGATCAACCTCGATCTCCACATCCACTCCCGGTACTCCGCCGCCACCTCCGGCAATATGGACCTTCCCACCATCGGGAGGGAGGCGGCGAAGAAGGGGATCGGGGTCGTGGCCACCGGGGATTGCCTCCATCCTGGGTGGATGGCGGAGGTGAGGGAGCTCCCCGAAGAGGGAGGGCTCTTTCGGCTCGGAGGGACGGCCTTCGTCCTCACCGCGGAGGTGGAGGACTCGGCGAAGGTCCACCACCTCATCATCGTCCCCGACCTCTCCAAGGCCTTGGAGCTGGCGGAGGCCTTCTCGTGCCGGGGCGGGAACCTTGAATCCGACGGGAGGCCCACCCTCCCCATGACCCCCCCGGAGATAGCCGACGCCGCCCTGGAGGCCGGCTGCCTCATCGGTCCGAGCCACGCCTTCACCCCCTGGACCGGTATGTACGCCCACTATCCCTCCCTCGCAGAATGCTACCAGGACCAATCCGATCGGATAAAGTACGTCGAGCTGGGGCTGAGCGCCGACTCCGACTACGCCGACCGGATAGCCGAGCTGAGGGTGATGACCTTCCTCACCAACTCCGACGCCCACTCGCCGTGGCCGGATAAGCTCGGAAGGGAGTTCAACCAGATGGAGATGAAGGACCTCTCCTTCGAGGACCTGAGGAGGGCGATCGGGCGGGAGGAGGGGCTCCGACCCACCCTCAACGTCGGCTTTCCCCCCGAAGAGGGAAAGTATAACAGGACCGCTTGCACTCGATGCTATCGGCATTACTCCCCCGGGGAGATGGCCGAGAGGAGGGGGAGGTGCGAGTGCGGTGGGCTGATAAAGCTGGGGGTGAGGGATAGGGTCGAGATGCTCGCCGACTTTCCCGAGCCGGTCCATCCCGACCACCGCCCTCCCTACGTGCATCTGATTCCCCTCGCCGAGATCATCGCCATGGCCCTGGGGGTGAAGAGCGTCCATTCGGCGAGGGTCCAGAGAACCTGGGAGGAGCTGATCCGGGGAGGAAGCGAGATCGAGGTTCTTCTGGAGGCCGACCTCTCAGAGCTTGCTGGGGAGGAGAGGGTGGTGGAAGCCATCTCCGCCTTCAGGTCCGGAGAGGTGGTGGTGGAGCCAGGAGGAGGTGGAAAGTACGGGACGATCGCCCTCCGGGCCTCCGGGGAGGAGGGGGTGAGAGGGGAGAGGATGGGGAAGAAGAGGGGCGAGGAGCAGAGGTCGATCTTCGATTTTTAG
- the larB gene encoding nickel pincer cofactor biosynthesis protein LarB: MIFIVLQIERPRINHLSPKEKVHLLTRNHRAVLERFARGEISLDEAIREVNLLSYREVGEMAKLDPRRVDRIGVPEAILAEGKGPSDLVAIALSFLEASRAVLITRVSPDQLAALREAPLPAGAELRVEARAKAAVISKGWPPEPSGGKVGVLSAGTADIPVAEEARVTAEMMGCKTAVEYDVGVAGIHRLFPSLEKMHDMDALVVAAGREGTLPAVVAGLMEAPVVGLPVSTGYGAGGGGEAALLSMLQSCSVMVVVNIDAGFVAGAFAAKIAKMAAKCRNM; encoded by the coding sequence TTGATCTTCATCGTCCTTCAGATCGAACGGCCCAGGATAAACCATTTATCCCCAAAAGAGAAGGTGCATCTGTTGACTAGAAACCATAGAGCCGTCCTGGAGAGGTTCGCCCGGGGCGAGATCTCCTTGGATGAGGCCATCCGGGAGGTGAACCTCCTCTCCTATCGGGAGGTGGGAGAGATGGCGAAGCTCGATCCCCGCCGGGTAGACAGAATCGGGGTTCCAGAGGCGATCCTGGCGGAGGGGAAGGGCCCCTCAGACCTGGTGGCGATAGCCCTCTCCTTCCTGGAGGCTTCGAGGGCGGTCCTCATCACCAGGGTATCCCCCGACCAGCTCGCGGCCCTGAGGGAGGCCCCCCTCCCCGCCGGCGCGGAGCTCCGGGTGGAGGCGAGGGCGAAGGCGGCGGTGATCTCGAAGGGTTGGCCTCCTGAGCCCTCGGGGGGGAAGGTGGGGGTACTCTCCGCGGGGACCGCTGACATCCCCGTCGCCGAGGAGGCGAGGGTTACCGCCGAGATGATGGGCTGCAAGACAGCGGTCGAGTACGATGTGGGGGTTGCGGGGATCCACAGGCTCTTCCCGTCCCTGGAGAAGATGCATGATATGGACGCCCTGGTGGTGGCCGCAGGCCGGGAGGGGACCCTCCCCGCGGTGGTGGCGGGGCTGATGGAGGCTCCCGTGGTGGGTCTCCCCGTCTCTACGGGGTACGGCGCCGGCGGCGGGGGCGAGGCCGCCCTCCTATCGATGCTCCAGTCCTGTTCTGTGATGGTCGTGGTCAACATCGACGCCGGGTTTGTGGCTGGCGCTTTTGCGGCAAAGATCGCGAAGATGGCGGCGAAATGTAGAAATATGTAA
- a CDS encoding energy-coupling factor ABC transporter ATP-binding protein, with the protein MTATLLETRGLRYAYPDGNPAIRGINLRIEEGERISFVGPNGSGKSTLFLLFNGTLRPSAGEVLLRDRPLQYDPRSLRETRRRVGIVFQNSDDQLFAPTVRQDVAFGPANLGLPKEEVERRVDTALEGVGIEGLKGRPPHHLSGGQKKRAAIAGVMAMEPEVMILDEPLSNLDPAGSEEVMELLEELNQRGTTIIISTHDVDLAYRWSDRIYLLADGRVVDEGRPEDIFGDLRLLSGSRLRQPLILEVYDEISKRDLAASGKRPRTVPELVGHLSPPNLRWMRVPPGTKVGETVSPDGTGSGRSGGERPGDMRVIHLEDGRAVVEPLERPTRIGRVVIYDTQVGDPEDLSSLLDGARIDLVGVMGTKSRAFAEDRGIVPDIGSNVIDRTVLRALCGEAVLILTNGGMVEHARRRIEEYCRQSGMKIEVSVVGREEDRAVEKPVPAPADPGKGG; encoded by the coding sequence ATGACGGCGACCCTTCTGGAGACGAGAGGCCTCCGATACGCCTATCCCGACGGAAACCCCGCGATCCGGGGGATCAACCTCAGGATCGAGGAGGGGGAGAGGATCTCCTTCGTCGGGCCGAACGGCTCGGGAAAGTCCACCCTCTTCCTCCTCTTCAACGGGACCCTCCGCCCCTCGGCGGGAGAGGTCCTCCTCCGCGACAGGCCCCTCCAGTACGACCCCCGATCCCTCCGGGAGACGAGGAGGAGGGTGGGGATCGTTTTCCAGAACTCCGACGACCAGCTCTTCGCCCCCACCGTCCGCCAGGACGTCGCCTTCGGCCCCGCAAACCTCGGCCTCCCGAAGGAGGAGGTGGAGAGGAGGGTGGATACGGCCCTCGAGGGGGTGGGGATCGAGGGGCTGAAGGGGCGCCCCCCCCACCACCTCAGCGGCGGCCAGAAGAAGAGGGCGGCGATAGCCGGGGTGATGGCCATGGAGCCGGAGGTGATGATCCTCGACGAGCCCCTCTCCAACCTCGACCCGGCGGGGTCGGAGGAGGTGATGGAGCTTCTGGAGGAGCTGAACCAGAGGGGGACGACGATCATCATATCCACCCACGACGTCGACCTCGCCTACCGCTGGTCCGATCGGATCTACCTCCTCGCCGACGGGAGGGTGGTGGACGAGGGGCGGCCCGAGGATATCTTCGGAGATCTGAGGCTCCTCTCCGGATCGAGGCTCCGGCAGCCCCTCATCCTGGAGGTCTACGACGAGATCTCGAAGAGGGACCTTGCTGCCTCCGGAAAGAGGCCGAGGACGGTCCCGGAGCTCGTCGGCCACCTCAGCCCGCCGAACCTGCGCTGGATGAGGGTCCCTCCCGGGACCAAGGTGGGCGAGACCGTCTCTCCCGACGGGACGGGAAGCGGAAGATCGGGGGGGGAGAGGCCCGGTGATATGAGGGTGATCCATCTCGAGGACGGGAGAGCCGTGGTGGAGCCCCTAGAGAGGCCGACAAGGATCGGCCGGGTGGTCATATACGACACCCAGGTAGGGGACCCCGAAGACCTCTCCAGCCTCCTCGATGGCGCCAGGATAGACCTCGTGGGGGTTATGGGGACGAAGAGCAGGGCCTTCGCCGAGGATAGGGGCATCGTTCCAGATATAGGATCGAACGTCATAGACAGGACGGTCCTCCGGGCCCTCTGCGGAGAGGCGGTCCTCATCCTCACCAACGGCGGGATGGTGGAGCACGCGAGGCGGCGGATCGAGGAGTACTGCCGCCAGAGCGGGATGAAGATAGAGGTCTCCGTCGTCGGCAGAGAGGAGGACCGGGCGGTGGAGAAGCCGGTGCCCGCCCCCGCCGACCCAGGGAAGGGGGGTTGA
- the cbiQ gene encoding cobalt ECF transporter T component CbiQ encodes MHPSILDDYALKSPLRHKNSRLKLAIVAAALLVGISSTSPVAPLFIALTMSFASIRLGEVPAGFYAKLLAPPLAFALFGTAVILLFFGSGPEIFSFSLLGQSLGATVEGAELSLLVLSRTVSGTSCLFFLALTTPMVELFALLKGLRIPDSLVELSMMIYRYIFVLLEVAISMTHAQAMRLGYDGFLRSIRSFSMMAGTLFIRSWEQGERLCTAMDARCYDGRLSLFEEKRPVKAQELLGACGYVAAIAALAYLTRGTALI; translated from the coding sequence TTGCACCCATCGATCCTGGACGACTACGCTCTCAAGAGCCCTCTGCGACATAAGAACAGCAGGCTGAAGCTCGCCATAGTGGCGGCGGCCCTCCTGGTGGGGATCTCCTCCACCTCCCCGGTCGCCCCCCTCTTCATCGCCCTCACCATGAGCTTCGCTTCTATCCGGCTCGGAGAGGTCCCGGCCGGCTTCTACGCGAAGCTCTTGGCTCCGCCCCTGGCCTTCGCCCTCTTCGGGACCGCCGTCATCCTCCTCTTCTTCGGGTCCGGCCCGGAGATCTTCTCCTTCAGCCTTCTGGGCCAGAGCCTCGGGGCGACGGTCGAGGGGGCGGAGCTCTCCCTCCTCGTCTTATCCAGGACGGTCAGCGGGACGAGCTGCCTATTCTTCCTCGCTCTGACGACCCCCATGGTGGAGCTCTTCGCCCTCCTGAAGGGCCTCAGGATCCCCGACTCCCTCGTCGAGCTCTCGATGATGATCTACAGGTACATCTTCGTCCTCCTGGAGGTGGCGATCAGCATGACCCACGCCCAGGCGATGAGGCTCGGCTACGACGGCTTTCTCCGGTCGATCCGCTCCTTCTCGATGATGGCGGGGACCCTCTTCATCCGGTCCTGGGAGCAGGGGGAGCGGCTCTGCACCGCCATGGACGCGAGGTGCTACGACGGGAGGCTCTCCCTCTTCGAGGAGAAGAGGCCGGTGAAGGCGCAGGAGCTCCTGGGGGCCTGCGGGTACGTCGCCGCCATAGCAGCCCTCGCCTACCTCACCCGGGGAACCGCCCTGATCTGA
- a CDS encoding energy-coupling factor ABC transporter substrate-binding protein: MRGEMIAGFAVILFFALFLYVSASNTGAEWGGADGEAEGVIAELTGGAYEPWFQPLWEPPSGEIESLLFSLQAALGAIVIGYFFGYYRGRRSA, encoded by the coding sequence ATGAGGGGTGAGATGATAGCGGGCTTTGCCGTCATCCTCTTCTTTGCCCTCTTCCTCTACGTATCCGCCTCCAACACCGGAGCCGAGTGGGGCGGGGCCGACGGCGAGGCGGAAGGTGTCATCGCAGAGCTGACCGGGGGAGCTTATGAGCCCTGGTTTCAGCCCCTATGGGAGCCGCCGAGCGGCGAGATAGAGAGCCTCCTCTTCAGCCTCCAGGCGGCTCTGGGGGCTATCGTCATCGGGTACTTCTTCGGCTACTACCGGGGAAGACGGTCGGCATGA